Proteins co-encoded in one Acanthopagrus latus isolate v.2019 chromosome 10, fAcaLat1.1, whole genome shotgun sequence genomic window:
- the LOC119026601 gene encoding doublesex- and mab-3-related transcription factor A1-like has product MDSNIRPLGLAGHTAGPLGGLQVPSSLLRPPPLFLRACNPALERGYPRTPKCARCRNHGVVSALKGHKRFCRWRDCVCAKCTLIAERQRVMAAQVALRRQQAQEESEARELRLLYPGGETGVPQGSPVGPGVPAATSSAPTPPSFDVFGAENQKNDDKLSKYNFYNGFMGRPLFAPQTARLPSPTDSKDLSPNKDANTASSTEDSASPSPVFHHTESPQRSLSSSDPESGSESEKPKHSPSLDRDPTDIMAKIFPHQKRDTLESMVRTCKGDIVRSIELVLSSKENKIDSESLALSSHANALRPSVGLPGALGALGNKSAFSPLHMTAAGGDSVYGLGPRLGVSPLRLAYSSASGGMAGFMSPYMTSGLMPVFPLRPPLDSYSFPGMIRDLSYLQNKESLCSTGLYTRLNSDK; this is encoded by the exons ATGGACAGCAATATCAGACCGCTCGGCCTGGCCGGGCACACCGCCGGCCCGCTCGGTGGCTTGCAGGTGCCCTCGTCCCTCCTGCGCCCTCCGCCTCTCTTCCTCCGGGCTTGTAACCCCGCGCTGGAGAGGGGATACCCCCGCACTCCGAAGTGCGCCAGATGCAGGAACCACGGCGTGGTGTCCGCGCTCAAGGGCCACAAGCGCTTCTGTCGCTGGAGGGACTGCGTGTGCGCAAAGTGCACCCTGATCGCGGAGAGGCAGCGGGTGATGGCCGCGCAGGTGGCGCTGAGGAGGCAGCAGGCTCAGGAGGAGAGTGAGGCCCGGGAGCTCCGGCTCTTGTACCCCGGTGGGGAAACCGGGGTCCCCCAGGGGTCCCCCGTGGGCCCCGGGGTGCCAGCAGCGACCAGCAGCGCTCCAACACCTCcgagttttgatgtttttggagCAGAGAACCAAAAAAACG ATGACAAACTGAGCAAGTACAACTTTTATAACGGGTTCATGGGTCGACCCCTCTTTGCGCCCCAGACCGCCCGCCTGCCCTCTCCAACAGACAGCAAGGACCTGTCCCCAAACAAGGACGCAAACACCGCCTCGTCCACTGAGGACAGCGCAAGTCCGTCCCCGGTGTTTCACCACACAGAGAGTCCACAGAGGTCGCTTTCCTCCTCGGATCCGGAGTCTGGCAGCGAGTCGGAGAAACCCAAGCACTCCCCGAGCCTGGACCGGGACCCCACCGACATCATGGCCAAGATCTTCCCCCACCAGAAACGGGACACCCTGGAGTCTATGGTGAGAACGTGCAAGGGCGACATCGTCAGATCCATTGAACTGGTTTTGAGCTCCAAAGAGAACAAGATCGACTCTGAAAGCTTGGCTCTGTCGAGTCACGCAAACGCGCTCAGGCCTTCTGTTGGACTGCCTGGAGCGCTCGGTGCTCTGGGGAACAAGTCAGCCTTCTCCCCGCTCCACATGACGGCTGCCGGGGGAGACAGCGTGTACGGGCTCGGCCCTCGCCTCGGTGTCAGCCCCCTGCGGCTGGCTTATTCCTCCGCGAGCGGCGGGATGGCAGGTTTCATGTCTCCGTACATGACATCCGGACTGATGCCAGTGTTTCCACTGCGTCCACCTTTGGACTCATATTCCTTTCCCGGCATGATCCGAGACCTCTCTTACCTTCAGAACAAGGAGTCGCTGTGCAGCACGGGTCTTTACACACGACTCAACAGCGACAAATGA